A single window of Salmo salar chromosome ssa21, Ssal_v3.1, whole genome shotgun sequence DNA harbors:
- the LOC106582054 gene encoding uncharacterized protein isoform X1, producing the protein MKPHHITVFLALQLLSIEVPEVLAETRTAFEGQSIILTLPSEQIEPQSQVEWRYSQPGKNKLLSIVQFNKDGDHKTTIFNNRTQIQNNGSLSIQGLRQGDSGDYTCSVVSTGRTIQTYIVTLNVLGERESHPTVSVISDSQNVTTTNTSSSTSDVPVGGETGVALWIIITAGGCSAVFLTSVLAVVAFQWRTRQRSSTDEPVYSNTSYIRHGHCHVRDSCQSR; encoded by the exons AGGTCCCAGAGGTGTTGGCTGAGACAAGGACAGCCTttgaaggtcagtccatcatttTGACCTTACCTAGTGAGCAGATTGAACCTCAAAGTCAGGTTGAATGGAGATATAGCCAACCTGGAAAAAATAAGCTGCTGTCTATAGTACAATTTAACAAAGATGGTGACCACAAGACAACCATCTTTAACAACCGGACGCAGATCCAGAATAATGGATCTCTGAGTATCCAGGGTCTCCGTCAGGGAGATTCAGGGGATTACACCTGCAGTGTGGTCTCCACAGGCAGAACCATCCAGACATACATTGTTACTCTGAATGTGCTGGGGGAGAGGGAATCACACCCAACTGTCAGTGTCATCTCAG ATTCACAGAACGTGACTACAACCAACACTTCATCTAGCACCTCAGATGTACCAGTTGGTGGGGAAACAGGGGTAGCACTGTGGATTATCATCACAGCGGGTGGATGCTCAGCAGTGTTTCTTACTAGTGTGCTAGCTGTGGTTGCATTTCAATGGAGAACGAGGCAAAGATCCAGCACAG ATGAACCTGTCTATAGTAATACCTCCTACATCAGACATGGGCACTGTCATGTCAGGGACTCCTGCCAATCACGTTAA